CTTTTATTATCATTACTTCTTTATTTGCATTATGGGGTATTGCCAATGATTTAACGAATCCTATGGTTTCTGCATTTAAAAAAGTGATGCCCGAACTATCTAATATGCAAGCTTCTTTGGTACAATTTGCATTTTATTTTGGATACTTTTTTATGGCCTTACCAGCAGCGTTATTTATCAGAAAATACAGTTATAAAGCCGGAATAATTTTAGGTTTAACACTATATGCTATTGGCGCTTTCTTATTTTATCCGGCAGCAGCTCTTCAAGAATTTAATTATTTTTTAATATCGCTTTGGGTAATTACCTGCGGTTTGGCATTTTTAGAAACCACTTCTAATCCCTTAATTTTATCCTTAGGAGATAAAGAAACAGCAACGCAACGTTTAAATTTAGCCCAGGCTTTTAATCCTATAGGTTCTTTAATAGGGATGATTGTTGCGCAACAGTTTGTTATTTCTGCATTGCGTTCCGATGATAAAAATGAAGCAGGAGAATTGGTGTACGATACTCTATCTACCAGTGCAAAAGCTGTGGTGAGAGAAAATGACTTAAGTGTAATTAGTGTTCCTTATATTATTTTAGGTTTAGTGGTGTTGGTTATTATGGGAGTCATTTTATGTACTAAAATACCTAAAACAGTAGATGCAGATAAAATGTCACTTTCAGCATCGTTTCAAAAATTGTTTGCCAATAAAAATTACATTTTTGGGGTAGTGGCACAAGCATTTTATGTAGGGGCTCAAATTATGTGTTGGACTTATATTTTTCAATATGTAGATAATATCAATGAAAGTTTACCAGAAGATCAGGCATTAACGGCAACGTGGTATAATGTAGCCGCTATGATTATATTTTTATCAGGAAGATGGATAGGTACTGGATTAATGAAAACCATGAATCCGTCTAAGGTTCTAATGTTATTTGGACTTGGAGGGGTTGTTTTTTCTGCGGGAGCTATTTTATTGCCAGGAGAAATTGGGCTGTATTCTTTAGTAGGTATTTCATTATTTATGTCCATTATGTTTCCAACCATTTATGGTATCGCCTTAAAGGATATGGCCGACGAAGCAAAGATTGGTTCCGCAGGTTTAGTTATGGCTATTGTAGGAGGTGCATTAATGCCCGTTTTACAAGGGGGTATATTAGATTGGGGCGGTCCTGGTTTTTCAGACGTTCAAGTTTTAGGTTTTATTCCTGAAGTTAATTTTTCTTTTATTCTACCACTCATCTGTTTGGTTGTTGTGACCATCTACGGTTATGTAACTTTTAATGCATCAAAAAAATAGAACTTATGAGTGTAAAGAGATATTGTTATTCTTGCGATTTAAAAGATGATTCTAAATTAATAGCGGAATATAAAGCCTACCATGCGG
This genomic stretch from Cellulophaga algicola DSM 14237 harbors:
- the fucP gene encoding L-fucose:H+ symporter permease is translated as MSQSKNTPVVKRELLFPFIIITSLFALWGIANDLTNPMVSAFKKVMPELSNMQASLVQFAFYFGYFFMALPAALFIRKYSYKAGIILGLTLYAIGAFLFYPAAALQEFNYFLISLWVITCGLAFLETTSNPLILSLGDKETATQRLNLAQAFNPIGSLIGMIVAQQFVISALRSDDKNEAGELVYDTLSTSAKAVVRENDLSVISVPYIILGLVVLVIMGVILCTKIPKTVDADKMSLSASFQKLFANKNYIFGVVAQAFYVGAQIMCWTYIFQYVDNINESLPEDQALTATWYNVAAMIIFLSGRWIGTGLMKTMNPSKVLMLFGLGGVVFSAGAILLPGEIGLYSLVGISLFMSIMFPTIYGIALKDMADEAKIGSAGLVMAIVGGALMPVLQGGILDWGGPGFSDVQVLGFIPEVNFSFILPLICLVVVTIYGYVTFNASKK